The following are encoded in a window of Penicillium oxalicum strain HP7-1 chromosome II, whole genome shotgun sequence genomic DNA:
- a CDS encoding pH-response transcription factor pacC → MSDHPIPPNSPPQATAPAPAESVASEQPATQSASTPTPSVAATAAAATAAVNNTLNGSVGEQQLPCQWVGCGEKSPSAEALYVSTQNARHPDPTQTWSAIPLFPLLDLNPPCVVIQEHVCERHVGRKSTNNLNLTCQWGNCNTTTVKRDHITSHIRVHVPLKPHKCDFCGKAFKRPQDLKKHVKTHADDSEIRSPEPSMKHHHHHPDMMFPQNPKGYAAATHYFEGPMSGVSSAAYAHGGPQYYTAHPPPPAPNPHSYGNVYYALSHDSAQAYDRKRGYDALNEFFGDLKRRQFDPNSYAAVGQRLLGLQALQLPILNGPVPEYQPMPAAVPIAAGGGYSPGGHAPAYHLPPMSNVRTKNDLINIDQFLEQMQNTIYESDENVAAAGVAQPGAHYVHGG, encoded by the exons ATGTCCGATCATCCTATTCCTCCCAACTCGCCTCCCCAGGCCACTGCACCGGCGCCTGCTGAGTCGGTCGCCAGCGAGCAGCCGGCCACACAGTCTGCTTCCACCCCAACTCCCTCCGTTGCCGCCACGGCGGCCGCTGCCACCGCCGCGGTGAACAACACCCTGAACGGCAGTGTTGGGGAGCAACAGCTCCCCTGCCAATGGGTCGGTTGCGGTGAAAAGTCCCCTTCTGCTGAAGCTCTCTATGTAAGTACCCAGAATGCCCGCCATCCTGACCCCACCCAGACCTGGTCTGCAatccccctctttcctttgTTGGATCTTAACCCGCCTTGTGTGGTTATACAGGAGCACGTCTGTGAGCGCCATGTCGGCCGCAAGAGCACCAACAACCTGAATCTGACCTGTCAGTGGGGGAACTgcaacaccaccaccgtcaaGCGTGACCACATCACTTCGCACATCCGTGTTCACGTTCCCCTGAAGCCTCACAAGTGTGACTTCTGTGGCAAGGCCTTCAAGCGTCCCCAGGATCTCAAGAAGCACGTCAAGACTCACGCCGACGACTCAGAAATCCGCTCCCCGGAGCCCAGCATGAagcatcaccatcatcaccccGACATGATGTTTCCCCAGAACCCCAAAG GTTACGCTGCTGCCACCCATTACTTCGAGGGGCCCATGAGCGGCGTGTCCAGTGCCGCCTATGCCCATGGCGGTCCTCAGTATTACACCGCACACCCCCCTCCTCCGGCACCCAACCCTCACTCGTACGGCAATGTCTACTATGCGCTGAGCCACGATTCAGCCCAGGCCTATGACCGCAAGCGGGGCTATGATGCCCTGAATGAATTCTTTGGGGATCTCAAGCGCCGTCAATTTGATCCCAACTCATACGCTGCCGTGGGCCAACGACTCCTGGGTCTCCAGGCTCTGCAGCTCCCCATCCTCAACGGTCCCGTGCCCGAGTATCAGCCCATGCCTGCGGCGGTGCCCATCGCGGCGGGTGGGGGCTACAGCCCCGGTGGTCATGCTCCCGCCTATCATCTGCCTCCCATGTCCAACGTCCGGACGAAGAACGACCTGATCAACATTGACCAGTTCTTGGAGCAGATGCAAAACACCATCTATGAGAGTGATGAAAACGTGGCTGCGGCGGGTGTTGCGCAGCCCGGTGCCCACTACGTCCACGGGGGATGA